A window from Catalinimonas alkaloidigena encodes these proteins:
- the nqrC gene encoding NADH:ubiquinone reductase (Na(+)-transporting) subunit C — protein MQQSNGYVIGFSAGLTIILGGLLALAATSLKPAQRKALDLDTKTQILSAVMDIDKSKDDVLGLYERRIKSTVVDINGNEVTTGPDGSPIVAEKVEIGGEYKKAPEQRLYPVFMLTEEGDSSKVESYILPMYGNGLWDKIWGFVALEKDLNTIRGVVFDHKSETPGLGARIAERYLQARYKGKHIYDESGDLVSVTMVKGESGNDTNYDDFHVDGMSGATLTGKGVNNMLQAYLSYYEPFIKKVQGGDQPTSPGKEVPAPPSEPVHNVDSTSLSLNN, from the coding sequence GTGCAACAGTCTAACGGATACGTCATTGGATTTTCTGCCGGGTTGACCATCATCCTCGGCGGACTACTGGCTCTGGCGGCTACCAGCCTCAAGCCAGCACAACGCAAAGCCCTCGATCTGGATACGAAAACCCAGATTTTGAGTGCGGTAATGGACATCGACAAAAGTAAGGACGATGTGCTGGGCCTTTATGAGCGGCGCATCAAGAGCACCGTGGTCGACATCAACGGCAATGAAGTAACGACCGGTCCCGATGGAAGCCCCATCGTGGCAGAGAAGGTAGAAATTGGCGGCGAATACAAAAAAGCTCCGGAGCAGCGTCTGTATCCGGTCTTCATGCTGACCGAAGAAGGCGATTCCAGCAAGGTAGAGTCTTACATTCTGCCGATGTACGGCAACGGCCTGTGGGATAAGATCTGGGGCTTTGTGGCTTTGGAAAAAGACCTGAACACCATTCGTGGGGTCGTTTTCGATCATAAATCGGAAACACCGGGTCTGGGCGCTCGTATCGCCGAACGCTATTTGCAGGCCCGCTACAAGGGCAAGCACATCTACGATGAAAGTGGCGACCTGGTGTCGGTCACGATGGTGAAAGGCGAATCTGGCAACGATACCAACTACGACGATTTCCACGTAGACGGCATGTCGGGGGCAACGCTGACCGGCAAAGGTGTCAACAACATGTTGCAGGCGTATCTGTCGTACTACGAGCCCTTTATCAAAAAAGTGCAGGGTGGCGATCAGCCGACTTCACCGGGCAAAGAAGTGCCTGCACCGCCGTCAGAGCCCGTTCATAATGTGGACAGCACCTCGCTCTCCCTGAATAATTAA
- the cmk gene encoding (d)CMP kinase yields MHKITVAIDGYSGCGKSTTARLVADALQYTYLDTGAMYRAVTHYFLENHVDWNDADAVAAALPRIRVSFGERRADGGRDTLLNGANVEDAIRSMAVSSKVSEVSAVPAVRRFLVAQQQQIGQAKGVVAEGRDMGTHVFPEAELKVFVTADMDVRAERRQAELQAKGQDVSLQEIRDNLTHRDRIDTSRDDTPLRQADDAEVLDTTHLTIPQQVAWVVERARTRMHDGKE; encoded by the coding sequence ATGCATAAAATTACCGTAGCCATCGACGGATACTCCGGTTGTGGCAAAAGCACCACCGCCCGCCTCGTGGCTGATGCGTTGCAGTATACCTACCTCGATACCGGTGCCATGTACCGGGCCGTTACCCATTACTTTCTGGAAAATCATGTCGATTGGAACGATGCTGATGCCGTGGCTGCGGCGTTGCCGCGCATTCGGGTCTCGTTCGGCGAACGGCGAGCGGACGGCGGACGCGACACGCTCCTGAACGGCGCCAACGTAGAAGACGCCATCCGGAGCATGGCCGTCTCGTCGAAAGTGAGCGAAGTCAGTGCCGTGCCGGCCGTGCGGCGGTTTCTGGTGGCACAGCAGCAGCAGATCGGCCAGGCAAAAGGCGTGGTGGCCGAAGGGCGCGACATGGGTACCCACGTATTTCCCGAGGCCGAACTGAAAGTATTCGTCACGGCCGACATGGACGTGCGCGCCGAACGCCGGCAGGCCGAGTTGCAGGCCAAAGGGCAGGACGTTTCGTTGCAGGAAATTCGGGATAATCTGACGCATCGCGACCGAATTGATACATCGCGCGACGATACGCCCCTGCGGCAGGCCGACGATGCAGAAGTGCTGGATACCACGCATTTGACCATTCCGCAGCAGGTTGCGTGGGTCGTAGAACGCGCCCGCACACGCATGCACGACGGAAAAGAATGA
- the ade gene encoding adenine deaminase — protein sequence MAASFTLFTHLIDLHQRRTYPAEITVQDGRIRRIAPTDQPVTHYALPGFVDAHVHIESSMLTPSEFARLAVVHGTVATVSDPHEIGNVLGVPGLEFMIEDGNKVPFKFSFGASPCVPATPFETAGATLTVDDVAHLLAREEVRYLSEMMNWPGVLQRDADVMAKINLAHQHGKPVDGHAPGLRGEQARQYAAAGISTDHECFTADEARDKLACGMHILIREGSAARNFDALIDLMGEAPERLMFCSDDKHPDALVEGHIDQLVKRALAKGFDLYDVLRAACVNPVVHYRMPVGLLREGDPADFILVDDPTTFRVLKTWIDGELVAEQGLTALASQPCEPLNSFEAHPKQPTAFRVANEGPTLRVIEALDGQLITNVLELPHRQTGAWIEASVPDDLLKIAVVNRYQPDAPPAVGFIKGFGLTQGALASSVAHDSHNIVAVGADDASLCRAVNAVIREKGGIAVVHQEAVAVLSLPVAGLMSTENGYEVARQYATLDRQAKELGSRLGAPFMTLSFMALLVIPRLKMSDRGLFDGEAFTFVKPVE from the coding sequence ATGGCTGCCTCGTTTACCCTCTTTACCCATCTGATCGACCTGCATCAGCGCCGGACCTATCCGGCCGAGATTACCGTGCAGGACGGACGCATCCGGCGCATTGCTCCGACCGATCAGCCCGTTACCCATTATGCCCTGCCTGGCTTTGTCGACGCCCACGTACACATCGAAAGTTCCATGCTGACGCCCAGCGAGTTTGCGCGGCTGGCGGTGGTGCACGGCACGGTCGCGACCGTTTCCGACCCACACGAGATCGGCAATGTGCTGGGCGTACCGGGCTTGGAATTTATGATCGAAGATGGCAACAAGGTACCCTTCAAGTTCAGTTTCGGCGCGTCGCCGTGTGTCCCCGCCACTCCCTTCGAAACCGCCGGTGCGACCCTGACGGTCGACGACGTTGCGCACCTGCTGGCGCGCGAAGAAGTGCGTTACCTGTCGGAGATGATGAACTGGCCGGGCGTTTTGCAGCGCGATGCCGACGTGATGGCGAAGATCAACCTGGCCCACCAGCACGGCAAGCCGGTCGATGGCCACGCCCCCGGCCTGCGCGGCGAACAGGCCCGGCAGTACGCCGCGGCTGGGATTTCTACCGACCACGAGTGCTTCACGGCCGACGAGGCCCGCGACAAACTTGCCTGCGGCATGCACATTCTGATTCGGGAAGGGAGTGCGGCCCGCAATTTCGACGCTCTGATCGACCTGATGGGCGAAGCGCCGGAGCGCCTGATGTTCTGTTCGGACGACAAACACCCCGATGCGCTGGTAGAAGGCCACATCGATCAACTGGTCAAGCGTGCGCTGGCCAAGGGATTTGACCTGTACGACGTGCTGCGGGCGGCGTGTGTCAACCCGGTGGTGCACTATCGTATGCCGGTCGGGCTGTTGCGCGAAGGCGATCCGGCCGATTTCATCCTGGTGGACGATCCAACAACGTTTCGTGTATTGAAAACCTGGATTGATGGTGAGCTGGTGGCAGAGCAGGGCCTGACGGCTCTGGCCTCGCAACCGTGCGAGCCGCTCAATTCCTTTGAAGCTCATCCCAAACAACCCACCGCTTTTCGGGTGGCGAACGAAGGCCCTACCCTGCGGGTGATCGAAGCGCTGGACGGGCAGCTGATTACGAACGTATTGGAACTGCCACATCGGCAGACGGGCGCGTGGATCGAGGCCTCGGTGCCCGATGATCTGCTCAAGATTGCGGTCGTGAATCGCTATCAACCTGATGCACCGCCCGCGGTCGGGTTTATAAAAGGCTTTGGATTAACGCAGGGTGCGCTCGCTTCATCAGTAGCACACGATTCGCACAACATTGTGGCGGTCGGGGCAGACGACGCGTCGCTTTGCCGGGCCGTCAACGCGGTGATCCGGGAGAAAGGCGGCATTGCAGTCGTGCATCAAGAAGCGGTAGCGGTGCTTTCGTTGCCGGTGGCGGGGCTGATGAGTACAGAAAACGGCTACGAGGTGGCCAGGCAGTATGCTACGCTCGACCGGCAGGCCAAAGAATTGGGAAGTCGGCTGGGGGCGCCGTTCATGACCCTGTCATTTATGGCACTTCTGGTTATACCCCGGCTGAAAATGAGCGATCGCGGTCTGTTCGACGGAGAAGCGTTTACGTTCGTAAAGCCCGTCGAATAG
- a CDS encoding Na(+)-translocating NADH-quinone reductase subunit A, with protein MSKTIKLKRGLDLNLAGKAEKKIVDSTPSELYAVKPSDFQGIGRQKLLVQEGDNVKAGTPLFRSKTMDRVNITSPVSGEVVEVKRGEKRRLLEIHVLADKQIEYESFQKYTPSDLINLSREEAEEQMLASGVWPHIIQRPFGVVANPADTPQAIFMSGFDSSPLAPDFGFAYRGEEKYLQAGIQVLKKFTSGIFHVNLNADAEVSSLFSQLEGVQVNKFSGPHPAGNVGVQIHHLAPIHKSDLVWTITPVGAIQIGKLFLEGKYDASKVVAVAGSEVKQPQYYRVLNGMRIDKLTQGNVHSDNVRFISGNVLNGERIAGNGFLGFYHSMLTIIPEGNHHRFLGWITPIKEKYSFQRAFGLLSYFNPKTKEYVMDTNVNGEERAFVQTGLMEKVLPMDVYVEYLLKAIMAQDYDNMEALGIYEIVEEDLALCEYIDVSKMEVQAIVREGIELMRNS; from the coding sequence ATGTCCAAAACCATTAAGCTGAAGAGAGGATTAGACCTTAATCTCGCTGGCAAGGCCGAAAAAAAAATCGTCGATTCTACACCGTCAGAATTGTACGCTGTAAAACCCTCCGACTTTCAGGGCATTGGTCGTCAGAAACTGCTCGTGCAGGAAGGCGATAATGTAAAGGCAGGCACCCCGCTGTTTCGCTCCAAAACGATGGACCGCGTGAACATTACCTCGCCGGTAAGCGGCGAAGTGGTGGAAGTCAAGCGTGGCGAGAAACGCCGGTTGTTGGAGATTCACGTCCTGGCCGACAAACAGATCGAGTACGAATCCTTCCAAAAGTATACGCCCTCGGATCTGATCAACCTCTCGCGCGAAGAAGCCGAAGAGCAGATGCTGGCCAGCGGCGTATGGCCGCACATCATCCAGCGTCCGTTCGGGGTGGTGGCGAATCCGGCCGATACGCCGCAAGCCATCTTCATGTCGGGATTCGATTCCAGCCCCCTGGCGCCCGATTTCGGGTTTGCGTACCGGGGTGAGGAGAAATACCTGCAAGCCGGAATTCAGGTGCTGAAAAAGTTCACCAGCGGAATTTTTCACGTAAACCTGAACGCCGACGCGGAAGTGTCGTCGCTGTTTTCGCAGCTAGAAGGTGTGCAGGTCAATAAATTCAGCGGACCGCATCCTGCCGGAAACGTGGGGGTGCAGATTCACCACTTGGCGCCGATTCACAAGAGCGACCTGGTGTGGACCATTACGCCCGTGGGGGCTATCCAGATCGGTAAACTGTTCCTGGAAGGGAAGTACGACGCCAGCAAAGTGGTGGCCGTGGCCGGCTCGGAAGTAAAGCAGCCTCAGTACTACCGCGTGCTGAACGGCATGCGCATCGACAAGCTGACGCAGGGCAACGTGCACAGCGATAACGTGCGTTTCATTTCCGGAAATGTCCTGAATGGCGAACGCATTGCAGGCAACGGGTTCCTGGGCTTCTACCACAGCATGCTGACGATCATTCCGGAAGGCAATCACCATCGGTTCCTGGGTTGGATCACGCCGATCAAAGAAAAATACAGCTTCCAGCGTGCGTTCGGTCTTCTGTCGTACTTCAATCCGAAAACGAAAGAGTACGTGATGGATACCAACGTGAACGGGGAAGAACGGGCATTTGTACAGACCGGCCTTATGGAAAAAGTGCTGCCGATGGACGTGTACGTCGAGTATCTGCTGAAAGCCATCATGGCGCAGGACTACGATAACATGGAGGCGCTGGGCATCTACGAAATCGTAGAGGAAGATCTGGCACTTTGTGAGTACATCGATGTCTCGAAGATGGAAGTACAGGCCATCGTGCGGGAAGGCATAGAGTTAATGCGCAACAGTTAA
- a CDS encoding 4-hydroxy-3-methylbut-2-enyl diphosphate reductase, with protein sequence MEVIIDQNSGYCFGVEYAIQMAEEAMKDIEVLYCLGDIVHNSMEVQRLHAKGLRVISREELQALHDCKVLIRAHGEPPETYELALRNNIELIDASCPVVLKLQNRVKAAYDKTADVKGQIVIYGQPGHAEVVGLAGQTHDEAVVVKTEEDLSQIDFSRPVTLFSQTTKSTEGFYHMKAMIEERIAQAGGEAGLKNFDANDSICRQVSNREPQLRKFAAENDVIVFVSGRKSSNGKALFAVCKAHNEQSYFIENETELRPEWFRPEDRVGVCGATSTPMWLMERVRDNLLSNPEFEPAL encoded by the coding sequence ATGGAAGTAATCATCGATCAGAATTCCGGATACTGTTTTGGCGTGGAATACGCCATCCAAATGGCCGAAGAGGCCATGAAAGACATTGAGGTACTGTACTGCCTGGGCGACATCGTCCACAACAGCATGGAAGTACAACGCCTGCACGCCAAAGGCCTGCGGGTAATCAGCCGCGAAGAGCTGCAAGCCCTGCACGATTGCAAAGTGCTGATCCGCGCCCACGGCGAACCCCCCGAAACCTACGAACTGGCCCTGCGGAACAACATTGAGCTGATCGACGCGTCGTGTCCGGTGGTGCTGAAACTTCAGAACCGCGTAAAAGCCGCTTACGACAAAACTGCCGACGTAAAAGGGCAGATCGTCATTTACGGGCAGCCCGGCCACGCCGAAGTTGTAGGACTGGCCGGCCAGACCCACGACGAAGCGGTGGTGGTCAAGACCGAAGAAGACCTAAGCCAGATCGACTTCAGCCGTCCCGTGACCCTTTTTAGCCAGACGACCAAAAGCACCGAGGGCTTTTATCACATGAAGGCCATGATCGAGGAACGAATCGCGCAGGCGGGGGGCGAAGCGGGCCTGAAAAACTTCGACGCGAACGACAGCATTTGCCGGCAAGTGTCGAACCGCGAACCCCAACTACGTAAGTTTGCCGCCGAAAACGATGTGATCGTCTTTGTAAGCGGTCGCAAAAGCTCCAACGGCAAAGCCCTGTTTGCGGTGTGCAAAGCCCACAACGAGCAAAGCTACTTTATCGAGAACGAGACGGAACTTCGTCCCGAATGGTTTCGTCCTGAGGACCGTGTAGGGGTCTGCGGAGCCACCTCCACGCCCATGTGGCTGATGGAGCGCGTACGCGACAATTTGCTCAGCAATCCTGAGTTTGAACCTGCACTCTAA
- a CDS encoding NADH:ubiquinone reductase (Na(+)-transporting) subunit D, with product MATETAEKPLVKEKPSEPLFSPKRRKLLKDPLDESNPITVQVLGICSALAVTTQMQPTFVMSVSVIAVMVLSSFTISLIRNIIPNRVRIIVQLAVIATLVALVDQVLKAYFFDISKMLSVFVGLIITNCIVMGRLEAYAMGNKPFDSILDALGNGMGYAWIILAVAFFRELLGSGAIFGFKVFEAIGWTTYPANNLMVTPIGAFMILGLIIWVQRSISGYVESH from the coding sequence ATGGCTACAGAAACCGCTGAAAAGCCACTAGTAAAGGAAAAACCTTCGGAACCTCTTTTCTCCCCCAAGCGGAGAAAGCTCTTAAAAGATCCGCTTGACGAGTCGAACCCCATCACCGTACAGGTATTGGGCATTTGTTCGGCACTGGCGGTCACGACGCAGATGCAACCGACGTTTGTGATGTCGGTGTCGGTAATTGCCGTAATGGTGCTGTCGAGCTTCACCATTTCGCTGATTCGGAACATCATCCCGAACCGTGTGCGGATCATCGTACAGCTGGCTGTTATCGCGACGCTGGTGGCGTTGGTCGACCAGGTGCTGAAAGCCTACTTCTTCGACATTTCGAAAATGCTGTCGGTCTTTGTAGGGCTGATCATTACCAACTGCATCGTGATGGGCCGCCTTGAAGCCTATGCGATGGGAAACAAGCCTTTCGACTCGATCCTCGATGCGTTGGGGAACGGCATGGGGTACGCCTGGATCATCCTGGCGGTGGCCTTTTTTCGCGAACTGCTCGGCAGCGGCGCGATCTTCGGCTTCAAAGTATTCGAAGCCATCGGCTGGACTACTTACCCGGCCAACAACCTGATGGTTACGCCGATCGGGGCGTTCATGATCCTCGGTCTGATCATCTGGGTACAGCGCTCGATCAGCGGTTACGTAGAGTCTCATTAA
- a CDS encoding lysophospholipid acyltransferase family protein produces MIRKWLHKFYVIYVLATFVGLMLILLPLLTLPFLFGDKYGGRVAYFFLGVWSFFFSLLVGVRYRTYGREHLQKGQPYIFTSNHNSFMDVVMSVREVPGQFRPLAKSDLRNTPIFGWIYRGATVMVDRTSAESRRKSLKELKAVLTKGISVFVFPEGRMNRTSSLLTPFYDGAFRIAIETQTPIAPIVILNTGYIMPYFNKDFHPGVITTYFLPPIETRNMTLADVPDLKMQVYNQMLAVLEGNVSSHNKVV; encoded by the coding sequence ATGATCCGCAAGTGGCTCCACAAATTCTACGTAATATATGTCCTGGCGACCTTCGTGGGACTGATGTTAATCTTACTTCCCCTCTTAACATTACCCTTTTTGTTTGGTGACAAATACGGGGGAAGAGTTGCCTATTTCTTTTTAGGGGTGTGGTCGTTTTTCTTCTCGCTGCTGGTTGGCGTGCGCTACCGTACGTACGGACGGGAGCACCTGCAAAAAGGTCAGCCTTACATCTTTACGTCCAATCACAATTCATTCATGGACGTGGTGATGTCGGTACGTGAAGTTCCGGGGCAGTTCCGTCCCCTGGCGAAGTCGGATTTGCGCAATACGCCGATTTTCGGATGGATTTACCGGGGTGCTACCGTAATGGTAGACCGCACGAGTGCCGAGAGTCGTCGCAAAAGTTTAAAGGAGTTAAAAGCGGTACTGACGAAAGGCATTTCGGTGTTTGTGTTTCCGGAAGGGCGGATGAACCGGACCTCTTCCCTGCTTACGCCTTTCTACGACGGAGCCTTCCGGATTGCGATCGAAACGCAAACGCCCATTGCCCCGATTGTCATTCTGAACACGGGTTACATCATGCCCTATTTCAACAAGGATTTCCATCCGGGGGTGATCACCACCTATTTCCTGCCGCCGATCGAAACCAGGAACATGACGCTGGCCGACGTGCCCGATTTAAAAATGCAGGTCTATAACCAGATGCTGGCGGTGCTGGAGGGCAACGTAAGTTCGCACAACAAAGTCGTCTGA
- a CDS encoding Gfo/Idh/MocA family protein, with product MQKTKVGVAGLGFIGPAHIEALRRLPDVEVVAVNDFGDEIAKAKAQTLGIEKAYGKFDDMLADPEIECVHICTPNFLHFPMAKAALEAGKHVVCEKPLANTVKEAEELVALAAKTGKVNAVHFNLRYYPLIRHMRTMREKGELGNIHSVIGTYLQDWLFYATDYNWRLEPDKSGDSRAIADIGSHLMDLIEYITGLEVVQVMADFATVHPNRKKPLKEVETYSGKMLQPEDYADVPINTEDYATVMLRFNDGSKGVITVSQVSAGRKNRINLEISGSKQTVHWCSESPNDVWIGKRDSANEVLMRDPALVHRESAALISFPGGHNEGFPDTSKQLFKEVYKAVREGKQPDNPSFPTFADGLRELLICERIIESNKKQAWVNV from the coding sequence ATGCAAAAAACAAAAGTAGGTGTCGCCGGACTGGGCTTTATCGGGCCTGCGCACATCGAAGCCCTCCGCCGCCTCCCCGACGTCGAAGTGGTCGCCGTAAACGACTTCGGCGACGAGATTGCCAAAGCCAAAGCACAAACCCTGGGTATTGAAAAAGCCTACGGCAAGTTTGACGACATGCTGGCCGACCCGGAGATCGAGTGTGTACACATCTGTACGCCCAATTTCCTCCATTTTCCGATGGCCAAAGCGGCCCTGGAAGCCGGAAAGCACGTGGTGTGTGAGAAACCGCTGGCCAACACCGTCAAAGAAGCGGAAGAGTTGGTCGCGCTGGCCGCCAAAACCGGGAAGGTAAATGCCGTGCACTTCAACCTGCGCTACTACCCGCTGATCCGCCACATGCGGACCATGCGCGAAAAGGGCGAGCTGGGGAACATCCATTCGGTAATCGGTACCTATCTGCAAGACTGGCTGTTCTACGCGACGGATTACAACTGGCGCCTGGAGCCGGACAAATCGGGCGATTCGCGGGCCATTGCCGACATCGGCTCGCACCTGATGGACCTGATCGAATACATCACCGGGCTGGAAGTAGTCCAGGTCATGGCCGATTTCGCGACGGTGCACCCCAACCGCAAGAAACCGCTGAAAGAAGTAGAAACCTATTCGGGCAAAATGCTGCAGCCGGAAGACTACGCGGACGTGCCGATCAATACGGAAGATTACGCCACCGTGATGCTCCGTTTCAACGACGGCAGCAAAGGAGTCATTACGGTAAGCCAAGTGTCGGCCGGGCGGAAAAACCGCATCAACCTGGAAATTTCCGGCTCGAAGCAAACCGTGCATTGGTGCTCGGAATCGCCGAACGATGTCTGGATCGGCAAGCGCGATTCGGCCAACGAAGTGCTGATGCGCGATCCGGCCCTGGTTCATCGCGAAAGCGCGGCGCTGATCTCGTTCCCCGGTGGGCATAACGAGGGCTTCCCCGACACGTCGAAGCAATTGTTCAAAGAAGTGTACAAAGCGGTGCGGGAGGGCAAACAGCCCGACAATCCTTCATTCCCGACCTTCGCCGACGGCCTGCGCGAGCTGTTGATCTGCGAGCGCATCATCGAAAGCAACAAGAAACAAGCCTGGGTGAACGTCTAA
- the nqrE gene encoding NADH:ubiquinone reductase (Na(+)-transporting) subunit E, translated as MELINLGIKSIFIENMIFAYFLGMCSYLAVSKKVSTALGLGAAVVFVLAITAPLNWLLQEFVLKEGALAWLSASFADVNLEFLQFIMFIATIAALVQLVEMVIEKVSPSLYGSLGIFLPLIAVNCAILGGSLFMIQKELTFVESTVYGFSSGIGWLLAIVALAAIRERLKYSNVPDPLKGIGITMLITGLMGLAFLSFSGIAL; from the coding sequence ATGGAACTTATTAACCTGGGGATCAAATCGATCTTCATCGAAAACATGATCTTCGCCTACTTCCTGGGCATGTGTTCTTACCTGGCCGTTTCCAAAAAGGTCTCTACGGCATTAGGTCTGGGAGCGGCGGTGGTATTCGTACTGGCCATCACTGCGCCTTTGAACTGGCTGTTGCAGGAATTCGTGCTGAAAGAAGGGGCGCTGGCCTGGCTGAGCGCGAGCTTCGCCGACGTGAACCTGGAGTTTCTGCAGTTCATCATGTTCATTGCCACCATTGCGGCGCTGGTACAGCTCGTAGAAATGGTCATTGAAAAAGTATCGCCTTCGCTGTACGGTTCGTTGGGGATCTTCCTGCCGCTGATCGCGGTGAACTGCGCCATCCTGGGTGGCTCGCTGTTCATGATCCAGAAAGAACTCACGTTTGTAGAATCGACCGTCTACGGATTTTCGTCGGGGATTGGCTGGTTGCTGGCCATTGTGGCTCTGGCCGCCATCCGCGAGCGACTGAAGTATTCGAACGTGCCTGATCCGTTGAAGGGCATCGGCATCACGATGCTGATCACCGGACTGATGGGCCTGGCGTTTCTGTCGTTCAGCGGAATCGCCCTCTAG
- a CDS encoding DUF502 domain-containing protein produces the protein MNRLLRYFFQGLLLVVPLGVTLYVVIAFVRGVDVIVYRLIEQYAGVHITVPGLGLVLAAALITLFGWLGSTFLANWLFRWTDALLNRLPLVKIIYTSLKDLLSAFVGDKKKFEHPVVIRLSETSELRRVGFITQPDLAAWHLPGQVAVYVPHSYNFSGNVYLVPKGWVTPLTISGAEAMKFVVSGGVVELPLPEQP, from the coding sequence ATGAACCGTCTGCTCCGCTATTTTTTTCAAGGACTTTTGCTGGTGGTGCCGCTGGGCGTTACCCTGTACGTCGTCATCGCCTTTGTGCGCGGGGTCGACGTGATTGTTTACCGCTTGATCGAACAGTATGCCGGAGTGCACATCACCGTACCCGGCCTGGGGTTAGTGTTGGCCGCAGCGCTGATCACGCTGTTCGGCTGGCTGGGTTCTACATTTTTGGCCAATTGGTTGTTCCGGTGGACGGATGCCTTGCTCAATCGCCTGCCGCTGGTCAAAATCATCTATACCTCGCTGAAAGATCTGCTCTCGGCGTTTGTGGGGGATAAAAAGAAGTTTGAGCATCCCGTGGTGATCCGCTTGAGCGAGACGTCCGAATTGCGGCGCGTGGGATTTATTACGCAGCCCGATCTGGCGGCGTGGCACCTGCCGGGACAAGTCGCGGTCTATGTGCCTCATTCTTACAACTTTTCGGGCAATGTGTACCTGGTGCCGAAGGGGTGGGTCACGCCCCTGACCATTTCGGGAGCCGAGGCCATGAAGTTTGTGGTGTCGGGGGGCGTGGTGGAACTGCCCCTGCCCGAGCAACCCTAA
- a CDS encoding NADH:ubiquinone reductase (Na(+)-transporting) subunit B encodes MNAIRKALDDLKPNFAKGGKWEKLYYGFEAFETFLFTPDHTTGARGTQIRDLMDMKRLMMTVVIAMLPTLFFGIWNAGHQHYIAVGEDASFLEKILLGSELVLPIVIVSYVAGLTVEFIFSAMRRHPVNEGYLVTGMLIALVMPVTIPLWQVALACIFSVVIAKEVFGGTGMNVLNVALTARAFLYFAYPTYISGSEVWTYLGDAQAVEGFSGATALGIIAENNVTANGQTALEALASIGSWAPYDLYSIKSLFLGSIPGSIGETSKLMIIIGALILFITGTGSWKIVLSVLVGALATGFLVNALAVNSYMAMPAYYHLLIGSLMFGAVYMATDPVSAAHTETGKWIYGFLIGFFTIIIRVFNPVYPEGIMMAILLMNVFAPLIDHFVVEANKKRRVKRATV; translated from the coding sequence ATGAATGCCATAAGGAAAGCACTTGACGACCTGAAGCCTAACTTTGCGAAGGGCGGAAAGTGGGAGAAGCTCTACTACGGTTTCGAAGCCTTCGAAACGTTTTTATTTACTCCTGATCATACGACTGGAGCGCGCGGCACGCAGATTCGCGACCTGATGGACATGAAGCGGTTGATGATGACCGTGGTTATTGCCATGCTGCCTACGCTGTTTTTCGGCATCTGGAACGCCGGACATCAGCACTACATCGCTGTGGGCGAAGACGCCTCGTTCCTGGAGAAAATCCTGCTGGGTTCCGAACTGGTCCTGCCCATCGTCATCGTTTCGTACGTGGCGGGTCTAACGGTCGAGTTTATCTTCTCGGCCATGCGTCGTCACCCGGTGAACGAAGGATACCTCGTGACCGGGATGCTCATCGCGCTCGTTATGCCGGTGACCATTCCGCTGTGGCAGGTAGCCCTGGCTTGTATCTTCTCTGTCGTCATTGCGAAAGAAGTTTTTGGCGGCACCGGCATGAACGTCCTGAACGTGGCGCTGACCGCGCGTGCGTTTCTCTACTTTGCGTACCCGACCTACATTTCCGGTTCGGAAGTGTGGACTTACCTGGGCGATGCGCAGGCGGTAGAAGGTTTCAGCGGCGCAACGGCGCTGGGCATCATCGCCGAGAACAACGTGACGGCCAACGGGCAAACCGCCCTGGAAGCCCTGGCGAGTATCGGTAGCTGGGCGCCTTACGACCTGTATTCGATCAAGAGTCTGTTCCTCGGTTCCATTCCCGGTTCCATCGGGGAGACCTCTAAACTGATGATCATCATCGGAGCGCTTATTTTATTCATTACGGGCACGGGAAGTTGGAAAATCGTGTTGAGCGTATTGGTAGGGGCGTTGGCAACCGGTTTTCTGGTAAATGCGCTGGCCGTGAACTCTTACATGGCTATGCCGGCCTATTATCACCTGCTGATCGGGAGTTTGATGTTTGGTGCGGTATACATGGCAACCGATCCGGTATCGGCGGCCCATACCGAGACCGGGAAGTGGATCTACGGATTCCTGATCGGGTTCTTTACCATCATCATTCGGGTGTTCAACCCCGTTTATCCGGAAGGCATCATGATGGCCATTCTGCTGATGAACGTGTTTGCCCCCCTGATCGACCATTTTGTAGTAGAAGCGAACAAAAAACGGAGAGTGAAACGTGCAACAGTCTAA